In the Candidatus Methylacidiphilales bacterium genome, one interval contains:
- the yjjJ gene encoding type II toxin-antitoxin system HipA family toxin YjjJ gives MRANEQILSQELRQRGLAASSELTQACRISQPTVSRTIHSFGSAVFRTGAGPSTRYGLYRGVRSHGRQWPLYVVDSEGEPHHGGALTSMHERYFHISANEPLHPLLAGEFASGLFRDLPWFLQDLRPQGFLGRAFARTHHLELSAPQDPRLWMADDILSGLLVNGHDNSGNIIVGDKSLNLFMSERASGITPIPASQKLQHYDPLANRTIAGEPCGSTAAGEQPKFCACIEDDNGAMRRVIVKFSPPRNSPAGVRWADLLCSEQTALSILAQNGMPAAEARLLQGENRTYFESTRFDRLGAHGRRGMVSLAAVDAAYFGEEQTPWYNCAERLEQFGKLGENEAATLRAYYWYGQLIANSDMHYGNASLFWDNAGFRTAPCYDMLPMAYSPREGGEIVNPEFRPVPAPPQYREEWQRAGQWACDFWAAMADDARVSPEFRGISGANLRAVKDVLRN, from the coding sequence GTGAGAGCAAACGAGCAAATTCTGTCCCAGGAGCTGCGGCAACGCGGCCTGGCCGCTTCGTCTGAACTGACCCAGGCTTGCCGGATCAGCCAGCCCACCGTCTCGCGTACCATTCATTCCTTTGGGTCTGCCGTTTTTAGGACCGGAGCCGGCCCCAGCACCCGCTATGGCCTTTATCGGGGTGTTCGTTCCCACGGGCGGCAATGGCCTTTGTATGTGGTGGATTCGGAAGGAGAACCGCATCACGGAGGCGCCCTCACGTCCATGCACGAACGTTATTTTCACATTAGCGCCAATGAGCCGCTTCACCCGCTGCTTGCCGGAGAATTCGCGTCGGGATTGTTCCGGGACCTTCCCTGGTTTTTGCAGGACCTGCGCCCGCAAGGCTTTCTTGGCCGCGCGTTTGCGCGAACCCATCACCTCGAATTGTCGGCCCCGCAGGATCCCCGGCTATGGATGGCGGATGATATTCTGAGCGGGCTGCTAGTCAACGGCCATGACAATTCCGGAAACATTATTGTCGGGGACAAATCTCTTAATCTGTTCATGTCGGAACGCGCGTCCGGCATCACCCCAATTCCAGCCAGCCAGAAACTGCAGCATTACGATCCGCTCGCAAACAGGACGATTGCCGGAGAACCTTGCGGTTCCACCGCTGCGGGCGAACAACCCAAGTTTTGCGCCTGCATAGAGGATGACAATGGCGCCATGCGGCGCGTGATCGTAAAATTCTCCCCGCCCAGGAACAGCCCCGCGGGTGTGCGATGGGCCGATCTCCTGTGCTCCGAGCAGACCGCCCTGTCCATCCTGGCGCAAAACGGAATGCCCGCAGCGGAGGCCCGTCTCCTGCAGGGAGAAAACCGGACTTATTTTGAATCGACCCGATTCGACCGTTTGGGCGCGCATGGACGCAGGGGCATGGTCTCATTGGCCGCGGTGGATGCAGCCTATTTTGGCGAGGAGCAAACACCCTGGTACAATTGCGCGGAACGATTGGAACAGTTTGGTAAGTTAGGTGAAAACGAGGCTGCAACGCTCAGGGCCTATTATTGGTACGGGCAATTGATTGCCAACAGCGACATGCACTACGGCAATGCCAGCCTGTTCTGGGACAATGCGGGATTCAGAACCGCGCCATGCTACGACATGCTGCCAATGGCCTATTCCCCGCGTGAAGGCGGCGAAATCGTCAACCCGGAATTCCGGCCCGTTCCTGCTCCTCCTCAATACCGGGAGGAATGGCAACGGGCAGGACAATGGGCGTGCGACTTCTGGGCAGCCATGGCGGATGACGCCCGTGTCAGCCCGGAGTTTCGCGGGATCAGCGGCGCGAATCTTCGGGCTGTGAAAGACGTATTAAGAAATTAA
- a CDS encoding RNA polymerase sigma factor, translating to MAPEMELLQALRKGSEAAWEEAFQLLYPCVFAAARHPLAGLTPSEAEDVAIETLTELITKVQTASDWEGLRCLAVTMSARRAISEKRKATAQKRGGGQVGSIEQLQEESEGAFEPAERLAENLQPRDLKELSVLLREAMEPLEPLTRWLIYDYLVEGIPYKELAEKHEIPIGSVGVHLSRGLRKIRQGIEQKPRLLKEIRNFLR from the coding sequence ATGGCGCCGGAAATGGAATTGTTGCAGGCATTGCGGAAAGGCAGCGAGGCCGCCTGGGAAGAGGCGTTTCAGCTCTTGTATCCCTGTGTTTTTGCAGCGGCCCGGCATCCGCTCGCAGGACTCACACCCTCGGAAGCTGAGGATGTGGCCATCGAGACGCTGACCGAACTGATCACGAAAGTGCAAACGGCGTCGGATTGGGAAGGGCTGCGTTGTCTCGCTGTGACAATGTCGGCACGCCGGGCGATTTCCGAAAAGCGCAAAGCCACCGCCCAAAAGCGCGGCGGCGGGCAGGTCGGCAGCATTGAGCAATTGCAGGAGGAAAGCGAAGGCGCGTTCGAACCGGCGGAACGGCTGGCGGAAAACCTGCAACCCCGCGATTTGAAGGAGCTCTCGGTCTTGTTGCGGGAAGCAATGGAACCCCTCGAACCGCTGACCCGGTGGCTGATTTATGATTACTTGGTGGAAGGCATTCCGTACAAGGAACTGGCCGAAAAGCACGAGATCCCCATTGGCAGTGTGGGCGTCCATCTGTCCCGCGGTCTCAGAAAAATCAGGCAGGGGATCGAACAAAAACCGCGATTGTTGAAAGAAATCCGCAACTTTTTGCGATAA